AAAAGAAGGTCGCTTACATGTTTTGTTTTCTGTATTGGCGGTTGTACAGTTAGTTGAACATCTACTCTACAGAGTTCAGTCGCATTGTCTACTACTGAGGTAGATTGCATGATATTTATAAAGCTGATATTTTCCTGAAAAGCCTATTCGGAGAATTCAAGAAGGATTTGTAGATGATAATATTTTGTTGTGATACTCAGAATGATATTTTTTGACGAATCACATTGATGTACGATATCATTATGTACGTGATGTTATTGTTAGTGTGATATTGATGTGAGCAAAATCAGTACTATTGATAATCTTGTTgatatgatgatgaagacgCTTCTCATTACTAAGTTTGAGCATTGCTCGAACTTAGTTGGTCTTGGTTGTTAAATCTCATAGGCTTTTGAAAGAGGCCGAGACTACTATGATTATTGTCTATATTTTGAagatcaaattttcttttgacaTATTGGATCCATGTTAAATTgtagattgttagattatggtgaCTCAAATGAGTTTTGATCGGGGTCTGGGCCTAGACTCgcgatataataatataatataaaataaaattctaattgtttgatattgggtcTGCATTCCAATAGGCCCAGTTATGTGACCTATAAATATAGAGTCATAGTTAGAGTTACACACCAAATATTtgacattattattttctctctctaaattataatattctattttaacCATAGAGATTTTTCCTCTTCTGACTGTGAGTTTTTCCGTCTTGGATGTCCAcgtaaattttgtatttttttacgtgttttcttgttttatattcttttcttatttatcttaattagtcTCAGATTCATATCATGTTTTTAACGTACTGTTTATTCAATTATTCATCAgcaaatcacaaattcacaatattcaatatatattttttttatttaataatacaattttctttaaagattttaattttatcaataaaaataacaaagcTCAAACCGGTGCAATCTATTTGGTTCAGCACTTTCTTGTGCTTGAACCACTTATGTTTGGTTTCAGATTATTTTAACTGCAATCTAATTGGTTCAGCACTTTAGTTTTTGGTATAACTGGTAGGATTGGTTTCCCTGTTTCACCCCTTTTTTATTACCATCATAATCTAATCCCATAAAGAAATGCAACTATGCAAGACATCTATTATAGTCTAAGCAGAAAATTACTAACACTTGGTCTATGTTTGGATCCAATTTGCATAGAAAACAGACCCCTTTCTTTCAATAATTTGAGGAAATAGATTTGGTCATTTAAAAATCCCTGCATTAGCAATATTACAATTCTGCCACAGTAAGTGAAAAGTATATCTAGTATTTACAATTTTACATCACAATGCAGGCATGCAGAAAAGAGTTATCTCCTCTCTTCAGAAGTAGCGAATAAATTCAGTCTGCATAAGGTGATCTTCGGATGCGCGGAGAATGGGAAGTTTAGCCCTTGGTCGCTCCCCTTCACGATCATAAGATTTCTCATCAGGTGAAAACACAATGAAAACTGTTTTATTGAGATCACTTTGTAAAGAATATAGACGTTGTCCTCTAGCAAAATTGCCAAGAAGCTGGTAAGATTTGTCTGATTGATCCATTGTCAGACAAAAATCATCAATGCCTGTTGGGTGGTGTAACCATTAGAGACTGTTGGAATGTTATTGAAAAAGTTAATtgttagttttattaaattgCGCACAAAAAATAGACTTACAGGCAGCAAGCTCTAGCTGTGTCTGGTAAATGAATTCCAAAACTGCTGAAATATCTTGTTCGAATTGGAGGAAAGGCCCACtctcaaaattcaattttcGCAACTTGCATAAACCCTCTCCCAGCTCCATCATGGCTCCCTTGTGATTCTAAttgcaaaacatatatatatatatatatagaaagttCAATAATTCCTAAAAATTAAAGCCAGGATCAAATTAAGGCTAACTAGGATTTCAAAATTGCTAAAACCACCACAGGTAAGCTCATACTCTTAGGAAAGAAGATCAAATATCCCATTGAACTTAATGatgacatatataaaataatccaCTAAACTTGGAAAGAAAAGTTATTGCTCCCTAATAAGAAGTTGtacaagaaaaaataatcaataactaTGGTTTCCATCTACATAAACGatattgatattaaaataaatatactagtTCCGATGATTGTCCTACATACCCTCAGACAATCGAGTTAGAAACAAGAAAAAATGTGTTTCCAAATATAGTGCTGCATTGTTGTTCTTGAAGCAACAAATTGCCGTTGAACTGTCAATGTTTGGAATCTGTTCTTTTGGACAAAATACACTTAGAAACCAAACCTTGGTTTTACCAAGAATGTctaagaccttgtttgatgtggattatttggaattattttaaaataacccaaTATCCATCAGCAATCtatttatcaatcaaatcattcaaaacattaatcaaatatcaaaatactctctgtttttaatatatatatatacactccTAATGTCTCTTTTTACTCACATAAcctgatttaaaaaatatatttatatctaacAACCACctgtttattcaaataaccccaaataAAAAAATGCCAAATGGCCCAACTTCAGCTGTAAATCATCCACATTTTGGAAGACAGTAATGTAAAACCTCATACATCCATTTGACAGAACTGAGGCTTTATGATTTCACTAATAAAGAAGAAATGAACTTGAAGCCAAAATGATCTGATGCTTCCACCAGGAAGGACTTATTACATGTTCTACATGATATTTTGGAAGTTCAAACAATCATTGGAATTATGCTAATGGATTAACATCAGCAAATGAGACAACTAATGTATATGGATCCGGATATTGCTGAGAAATTGCCAACTAATGTAAACAGATCCAGATACGTTTTAAGAAATGTGTGGATGGCTTGGATATTGTCAGCACCTTTTATAATTGTATCTCTGAATCTTAATTTGAATCAAAACTGACTAATGTAAACTGAACTCGgtgaagaaattattgatcaTTTAATGACTTAACGTATCAAAAATCGATTGAGTTATATTCCAACTTTAAACGACTGACTTATTAACCTGGTTGAAGAGGTGATGAAACCCTACGGCACACTGAAGGATCCCGTGAACTAGAGTTCGAGTAGGCTCTTCTGAACCGTACCAGAGACTTTCGAGAATATCGTGGCACTTGTAATAATCACCTTCATTGAAGAGAGCGACTGCGTCGTTGAAGCTTCCTTGGCAATTGTCGTGATCATCGTAATTTCTACGGGACGCTACGATGAGTTGTGAAGAGAACCTCATCTTATGAGAGCTTGAGTACTGTGGAGGATGGATTTTGGTAGTAGGCGGACAAAGGAGTGAAAACGGAGCCGTGGATAACGCCGGAGCTACGTTGGAAATAGGTAAGGAAAGAGGGCGATTAGCATGGCTGGAAGAAAAGAGGAGAGTTgtcatcttcctcttccttcTCTTTCTCCTTCCACTACTATAAAATCAATTCAATAGTATAAAATGACAGTTTTCTGTTGTATGGTTGagaatcttttaaataataatagaagattttttttacattttttggtatgaaaaaaaatttaaaagtaatatatttaatatatatatttaatatatatatatataatttaaaataaataaataataaaaataaaaattcgaaggaatacttcaattttattttatacatgaAACCAACCAGAATaagaaagaaatagaaaataaaatttgtatatattcaaaaaaaaaaaataatcatgtgAAAAATAATGGAGGATGTGGCTAGGAATGATAATTATAACATCTCCCgtggttttttttattttaattgtctAGACGGTTTTTTCTAGAAACCAAATGGCAAATAGGGATGGGGgagaatgatatttgtgtccccgcCCTCGACTCCGCCCTAATTTCACCATGATTCTGCTCTGTATATGATTCTGcatattaaaaactttattatttgcaaaaagaactttttttttaaatcataataggATTTCGTAAAAATAATATACGTAACCAAAGTAGGATTTCCTAAATATGAACAAAACTTAGCGATTTCATTGTCGAAGTAGGATTTcataaatatgaacaaaaaatACGATTTGTTGTACGTACCATTTTCGCGAACTTTAGAGTTTTTTACGGCAAAAAACTTTGAAGTAGAGTTAGAAATTGTGTATAGCTATGCACGAAGCTGGAGAGAGATTATGGAAATAAAGaagaaatttgtaattataatataaaatttatattataaattacaagCAAAGCGCAACCGAGTGACacttgcttcacttctattagcAACgttaatagaagtgaaacaagctTCACTCAATAGTAAATCTCTGGATCGATCGAAGTGAGGTCtcgagattagtaatatgagattataaatagagatataatatatatatatatgttaggatctaggtagccactggaggaccgggggttggaccggttagcggttttcactcgaagggtggtggttaatccggttagagattaacaccggggtttcaatactacacaacctgtcacaaacccttgaactaggttcaagtgcggaagaggtttgctttcagattgaagcagcacacttgtataatagacagggccggtttcggatgatgaaggttaaaGAGAATGGTGGGttggtttcggtaacctggtgaatCGGCTTGAATAAAGTTAAGTCAGTTATAGtggtacggatcggttagataatgaagccggcagaaagtaaatgacaaaggcgattttatggatgttcggagataaaactcctacgtcaccccttcctctcgaaaccgcgagaaggatattcactaaggaatacaaatacaatccgatcgagacttatttcctgctcgataacactcttacaatttataccggaATTGTAGAGTACACACACTAGCACTCAGGCTTTCTCTAGAACATCACTGTCTTAttacttgtagaataaatgctcttagaatttctcacttgtctcactgtatGTCTGTGTTGCTTGTCACTTGTCACctcatttactcttcttcaactgccccttttttataggtgaaatatgccaacggtcatatttcactgtcttgaatctgattggttgggcaggggtgcagaggttcagtgattcagagattcagacctacggtcgtttcctcagacctgatggtcaacctcagacttggcagtctgttcttccggtatgtaagacaaacctgttaggtttgtcttttactcaatgtaggcactgtctgttggacagttgtctatacttggaagatcttctttctgacttatcccgaagtggaaagatccggtaggactgtcttctgcagcctgcagactttcctcaggcTTGTATGGATAtagaagtgttcagtctgttcctttggtatcattctcaaaagatacctgaattgtcttcttgtactggtcggtcatttgacttaaccggatggcttccggtacgagtgatgtaactggacttcttccggttattcctttgccttgtggccggtcggctgtctgatgtttccggtttttggccgatcctttctttgtgcggtcatgttccaagtattcttggtcggtttactagcttgaccggctagttttcttagccggttgttttgtttgtccggtccggttccttgttcctgcatggaaggtttatttaagttaggtttatttgaaccggtctaattttatctaacaatttctccctttttgattattttatttaaaattatcaaaatcatgtaagtttgcaaacgtaggccggttgttttgtttgtccggatttttgaaactaacttaGGATAACTTTTcgaaaaaattttgagaaaaattttggaacggtcttatcttttattttatcaatttctccctttttgattattttatttaaaattatcaaaaccaagtagagatgcaaaagatggtcggtttcaaaaatagctttatatatatgatagataaccgaaaataatatatagaaatactaagacAAGTATAGGTAAAggaaagagagcccctattccgagtccgagaagtcatatatgTTCCACTTTTTCTTCACCGGTTGCGGTCGACTGGCCGGTTCggagactcgttgtcttgtagaccgggGCTGCAAGTGTTCTTCATCCTCCTCTTCGACTTGAGTAGCCTGCTGCGGTATACTCGTAATGACCGTTTCAGTGACCTCATTGAGCAGGtcggctatttgaactttctttgaAGGTTCCCTCTTTCGCTTTGTCGGAACTGAAACTGAAGAGGCcgcctttttctttttgttgtcTTCTGCGAAGCCTTCCAGCCTCCGTCTTTCCCTTTCTAACCGCGCAgcatccttcgcagcttgagcggctgcCTTCTTTGCAAGTCCCGGGAACTTGGCCTCTGCCCTTCGAATTCGCtcggcttcctcttcctcttcggtaagTTGCGATGGTCGCGGTGCCTCCTTTTCCTTTCTTGCTTCGGCGTCCAGCTCATCCTGGACCTTCTTAGCCGCTTGGGCATGAGCCTCtacagccgcggcatccgcattTATCTTAGCCTTCAGCAGTTCGGCAACTTGCGCGGAAAGCGCCTTGAGTTCGGCCTCAAGACcctcatttttcttttcaagttcggagacccgtccgagtgttgtgccgaccaggtCCCCAGCCACCTCCGTCaatcgttgatcggtctctctttcaagccggtcaAAGTTCTCCTTTAACTCGGAAGTCGTATCTTCCAAAATCACGGTTCGCCTAAGGTGTTTGTTGCGCAAGACCGCCTCTTCCTGTTGATCTTCATCGATTTCTGAGAACCGGTCCTGTGTTCTATCCAAAAGATACCTTGTGGTGTTggcgaacttgagtgccgagcAAACGGTTCTTTGGAATTTCTCCTTCAAAGGGAGAACCTcggagtcttcaaactcttgaaagcggctctcaacccattcttttgtGAAGTCTGAttcggagacttccggttgtgtAAGTGGAGATTGCTCGGTGAGATGAGGATCCGCCCTTTCATCGGATTCCTCTGTTGTCGAATTcgcccttggaggtgttggacagtgaTCCGGACTTGTATCAATCCCGGGAGCTGCATAGACCGGTATTTCCCTTTGACTGTACATTGCCTCCAGCCGGTCAATTTCTTGAATAAGGTctcctttggctttttcaagcctttccaACACCAGCGGTGTTAAGGTGTCTTCCGATCCCACCTCTTCGAACTTCGCTGTAATCTTCCGGATGCGTATGGTTAGCTTCCGTAGTTGTGCCTGTGGTTTTAAGAGGTAGGTTCGGTGTAATACCTCTTCAatggtattggattttgtgagatCCATGACCACGTCCTCCACTCTCTTCAGTCTTTTGAGGCATTCCACGTATGTGTAGCCCGGTAGGATTTGCCTATACGGTTTGCCGAACTGGTGCTCGTGCCATTCTAGGTATAACTCCTCAATCGTCTCGGCTCGCTGTTTAGTGCCCTTTAGGAGTTTCAGAGTTACCCTATCGGCCTCTACTTCTTCGTCCTCCTCATCATCTTTCTTACCGCCTCCATCACCGGCTTCTTCACCACCTTCTTCACCACCCTCGGTGGCCTCAAGATTGGTGCCAGGACCGGCATTATCGGGACTTTGACCCAAATGCTATTCGTCATTGCTCGATCTTTCATCATTGGTCTTTTCTGATTCTGATCTGTTAGAAGTGGAGGCCGACTCTTCCTCCTCCGTTGGCGGTGGCGGTTCCGAGAAAAttactttctcttttcctttgctttcgGCCTTTTCTTTGGCTGGGGCCGCTTTCTTGCCGGTTgccttctttcggccacctgtggaaccggggtcGGCTGCTTCCTTTCTAGGAATTGTTTGGACCGTATCAGGCTTCTTGAGGAGATGgtgacgccgggaccgatgttgagattatgatgaaggaagatcttaccgagaggaacggcgtatccccaagaccggtttgagtccggtttcaccatttccATCAAATTGTGGAACACTGCCTTCGCCCAGTTAACCTTTGTTCCTTCTATCAGGCCGACtagcatcctgattttgtccttggTTAGGCTGTTGTAGTTCCCTCCCTTTGCTAGAATCGCCCTTGCAAAGATATCACAGATTGGAATATACTCCGGTTTCAATGTTGATTTGCTACCGGATacttttatcggctccttagtCGCTGAGAGTATCTGGAAAGCTGCCTCAAAAGTTTTAATCTCGATATCCGCCGTTGTATCCTGGTCGGCCGTTGGAAGGCACAGGCTCTTTGCCACCGatgcctcggtgagctctatttcagtACCGCCTACAGTTGCGGTGATCTTGTTGTCAGAGATAGTCGCGGTTTTGAAAAATTcctcgaccgcatctttgtagagaacatgaggaccgccaagaaaatattccagaccggcttcagctacccggtcaataacttcTACCGCCGCAGACGTTCCCTTCcttcggatttcctcgaaatccacttgagtcaAGTGTTTGAACAAAGACGAGttgcgccccatcttagagtgtttgaagagtttgagagCAGATAACcgttttgagagagtttgaaagctttagagagagaaagcaaatgcgcgtgagaatgaaatgaaatggccgagagtcccttttatagatgcggtttggaagcccaaccgtcccatcagcattgggcgggaaatttccctccaaaacaaatgagcggcaaaccatgggcgggaacgGAATAGGCGCCAATCCATGGGCGGGGGTTTTTTTTGAGCGGGAAACATCCCTCCAAAACTTTTGCTTTCgtcattgatgacgcaatcCTCTTTTGAGACCGATTGATGCTGCGGTTTCTAaatttaaccggttatttagaGTGTGTAGAGTTTTGcaatattttgagtttaagcagTTTTTCTTTGAAGCCGGATAGGAACGTGGttgttttgataatgttaatcaGTTACTTAGATATTTTAGATGTTAAGAAAactcggtcatttaaactgaaatgagattgtATTCAAGGACACATTGCAGAAAGGAGACCGATAGATAAATCGGTATTGAAATAAGCATACATAAGCAATGGAAAAGTACAGCCTATGGAAGAAACATTCTGGAAATTCTTTCTTCCACCGAATCCTTGTCAAGGATGTTCGAAGAGgaggccggtgtgcccggtccaaactctggccggtatgTGAGAATTAGtttgctgatgtgaggtgcaaaaccaagacctttcttggttatcaCCATGGATTTCAGACGTTGGAAGATGACCgtggaccagttgatggccTTTTGGCTAAATATGTTGGTCATCATGTTGTAGGTGTTCTTTGAGTACCGCTAATTAGGGGACTGAcaaagaatggaccgagtgacgaTCTCAAGAAGAAGTTGAGCATGTCTCCCCAGAAGGTTTTTGGGCCCATGGTCTTCCACCGGTTCCATGGTTCCAGAAAAGAGGAGTGAGTAATAGAATTCGTCAAGCCCCTCCAGAGGtggaaaatcagagaacccttctatGGGCAGGTTGAATAGAGTGGCGAATTCGGCTTCATCGAGCCAGAAAGTGTGGTCCCTTACCGTAGAGACAATGTAATTGCCCCTGATGCAGGAGCTTCTGAAGAACGTTTTAACGTCCTCAATCATAAtcggaccggattcttcgaggaacgGCCGAAGGCCGGTAAAGATGAGGGATTCGAACATGAGTTTCTTTGCGGGCAGCCCGTCCCATTCCTC
This is a stretch of genomic DNA from Impatiens glandulifera chromosome 4, dImpGla2.1, whole genome shotgun sequence. It encodes these proteins:
- the LOC124935880 gene encoding uncharacterized protein LOC124935880; protein product: MTTLLFSSSHANRPLSLPISNVAPALSTAPFSLLCPPTTKIHPPQYSSSHKMRFSSQLIVASRRNYDDHDNCQGSFNDAVALFNEGDYYKCHDILESLWYGSEEPTRTLVHGILQCAVGFHHLFNQNHKGAMMELGEGLCKLRKLNFESGPFLQFEQDISAVLEFIYQTQLELAACIDDFCLTMDQSDKSYQLLGNFARGQRLYSLQSDLNKTVFIVFSPDEKSYDREGERPRAKLPILRASEDHLMQTEFIRYF